In Streptomyces rapamycinicus NRRL 5491, the genomic stretch TATCACCCCCGTGCTGTCCATCGCCGCCACACTGCTCAGCCGGCGGCCCGAGGCGCGTTTCTGCCTGATCCGCAGCGATCGCACCGCGGCCTCGACAATGTTCCTGGATGAGGTCGCCGACCTCAAGGACCGCTGGCCCGACAGGTTCCAGCTGGTGTGCGCGCTGTCCCGGGAGGAGCAGCAGGCCGGGCTGGTCTCCGGGCGGCTCGACGAGGAACGGCTGACCGGGCTGCTCCCGGCGCTGCTGCCGGTCGCCTCGGTGGACGGCTGGTTCCTGTGCGGGCCCTACGGTCTGGTGCGCGCCGCCGAGCGGGCGCTGCGCGGCCTCGGGGTCTCCCGCGGCCGGGTCCACCAGGAGATCTTCCATGTGGACGCGGCCCCGGCCGAGGACGTCCCCATACCGGGCGCCGCGCTGGCCGCCTCGCACAGCTCGGTCACGGCGACCCTGGACGGCCGCTCGGGCACCTGGCCGGTCCAGGACGGGGAGCCGCTGCTGGAGACCGTGCTGCGCAACCGGTCCGACGCGCCGTACGCGTGCAAGGGCGGGGTCTGCGGCACCTGCCGGGCCTTCCTGGTCTCCGGTGAGGTGCGGATGGACCGGAACTTCGCGCTGGAGCCGGACGAGCTGGAGGCGGGCTATGTGCTGGCCTGTCAGTCCCACCCGGTGGGCGAGCGGGTGGAGCTGGACTTCGACCGCTGACGGGCCCCGGCGCGGCACCGGCGTTCCCTTCTTGTAGAACCTGTTCTATCTTGACGGCCCGTCAGATATAGCCGCGGCGCGGGAGGTACGGACAGTGGACTTCACCTTCACCGAGGAGCAGCAGGCGGCCGTCGAGGCGGCGAAGGCCGTCCTCTCCTCCGTCACGCCGGACAGTGTGCCCAGCCCC encodes the following:
- a CDS encoding 2Fe-2S iron-sulfur cluster-binding protein, with product MAAEAVKRVTPRHGAFHPLRVAAVDRLTDDAVAVTLLVPPALRETFRFAAGQHIAVRRFADGAEIRRTYSICTPAPGAEGPEFLRIGVRLVEGGEFSTYALKELAVGAVMEVMAPAGRFVLEPRPGHFAAVVGGSGITPVLSIAATLLSRRPEARFCLIRSDRTAASTMFLDEVADLKDRWPDRFQLVCALSREEQQAGLVSGRLDEERLTGLLPALLPVASVDGWFLCGPYGLVRAAERALRGLGVSRGRVHQEIFHVDAAPAEDVPIPGAALAASHSSVTATLDGRSGTWPVQDGEPLLETVLRNRSDAPYACKGGVCGTCRAFLVSGEVRMDRNFALEPDELEAGYVLACQSHPVGERVELDFDR